In a genomic window of Streptomyces katrae:
- the gatB gene encoding Asp-tRNA(Asn)/Glu-tRNA(Gln) amidotransferase subunit GatB: MTTFTELLSYEDALASYDPVMGLEVHVELGTKTKMFCGCSTELGAEPNSQTCPTCLGLPGSLPVVNAIGVESAVKIGLALNCEIAEWCRFARKNYFYPDMPKNFQTSQYDEPIAFNGYLDVQLEDGEVFRVEIERAHMEEDTGKSLHVGGATGRIHGASHSLLDYNRAGIPLIEIVTKPIEGAGERAPEVAKAYVAELREVIKALGVSEARMDKGQMRCDVNLSLRPNGTKEFGTRSETKNVNSLRSVERAARFEIQRHAAVLSSGGSIVQETRHFHEEDGSTTAGRIKDNAEDYRYFPEPDLVPVAPARAWVEELRAALPEMPRVRRNRLREEWGVSEHDMQSILNAGAVDSIVATIEEGADSAAARKWWMGELARNANEQGVSVDELPITPAQVARVAALVAAGDLNDKLARQVIEGVLAGEGTPDEVVEKRGLKVVSDEGALGAAVDEAIAGNAAIADKIRGGKIAAVGALVGAVMKTTRGQADAARVKELILEKLGVSE; the protein is encoded by the coding sequence GTGACCACCTTCACCGAACTGCTGTCGTACGAGGACGCCCTCGCGTCGTACGACCCCGTCATGGGCCTTGAGGTCCATGTCGAGCTCGGCACCAAGACCAAGATGTTCTGCGGCTGCTCCACCGAGCTGGGCGCCGAGCCCAACTCGCAGACCTGCCCCACCTGCCTCGGTCTCCCCGGCTCGCTCCCGGTCGTCAACGCGATCGGCGTCGAGTCCGCCGTCAAGATCGGTCTCGCGCTGAACTGCGAGATCGCCGAGTGGTGCCGCTTCGCCCGGAAGAACTACTTCTATCCGGACATGCCGAAGAACTTCCAGACCTCCCAGTACGACGAGCCGATCGCCTTCAACGGCTACCTGGACGTCCAGCTGGAGGACGGCGAGGTCTTCCGCGTGGAGATCGAGCGCGCCCACATGGAGGAGGACACCGGCAAGTCGCTGCACGTCGGCGGCGCCACCGGCCGTATCCACGGCGCGTCCCACTCCCTGCTGGACTACAACCGCGCCGGCATCCCCCTCATCGAGATCGTCACCAAGCCGATCGAGGGCGCCGGCGAGCGGGCCCCCGAGGTCGCCAAGGCGTACGTGGCGGAGCTCCGCGAGGTCATCAAGGCGCTCGGCGTCTCCGAGGCCCGCATGGACAAGGGCCAGATGCGCTGCGACGTCAACCTGTCGCTGCGCCCGAACGGGACGAAGGAATTCGGCACCCGTTCGGAGACGAAGAACGTCAACTCGCTGCGCTCCGTCGAGCGCGCGGCCCGCTTCGAGATCCAGCGCCACGCGGCGGTGCTCTCGTCGGGCGGCTCCATCGTGCAGGAGACCCGGCACTTCCACGAGGAGGACGGCTCCACCACGGCCGGCCGCATCAAGGACAACGCCGAGGACTACCGGTACTTCCCGGAGCCCGACCTGGTCCCCGTCGCCCCGGCCCGCGCCTGGGTCGAGGAGCTGCGCGCCGCCCTCCCGGAGATGCCGCGCGTGCGCCGCAACCGCCTCCGCGAGGAGTGGGGCGTGAGCGAGCACGACATGCAGTCCATCCTCAACGCGGGCGCGGTGGACTCCATCGTCGCCACGATCGAGGAGGGCGCCGACTCGGCCGCCGCCCGCAAGTGGTGGATGGGCGAGCTGGCCCGCAACGCCAACGAGCAGGGCGTCTCGGTCGACGAGCTGCCGATCACCCCGGCCCAGGTGGCCCGTGTCGCGGCCCTGGTCGCGGCCGGCGACCTGAACGACAAGCTGGCCCGCCAGGTCATCGAGGGCGTCCTCGCCGGCGAGGGCACCCCGGACGAGGTCGTCGAGAAGCGCGGCCTGAAGGTCGTCTCGGACGAGGGCGCGCTGGGCGCGGCCGTGGACGAGGCCATCGCGGGCAACGCGGCCATCGCCGACAAGATCCGCGGCGGCAAGATCGCCGCCGTCGGCGCCCTGGTCGGCGCGGTCATGAAGACCACCCGCGGCCAGGCCGACGCGGCCCGAGTCAAGGAGCTCATCCTGGAGAAGCTCGGCGTCTCCGAGTAG
- a CDS encoding DUF397 domain-containing protein has protein sequence MTHQLVWFKSSYSSDAGGACVEVACHWRKSSYSGDAGGACVEVAAHPAAVHIRDSKVTDGPVLTVAPTTWAAFVGSATR, from the coding sequence ATGACGCACCAACTGGTCTGGTTCAAGTCGAGCTACAGCAGTGACGCGGGGGGCGCATGCGTCGAAGTCGCCTGCCATTGGCGGAAGTCGAGCTACAGCGGCGATGCGGGCGGCGCATGCGTCGAGGTGGCCGCCCACCCCGCCGCCGTGCACATCCGTGACTCCAAGGTCACCGACGGCCCCGTCCTGACGGTGGCGCCCACCACCTGGGCGGCCTTCGTCGGCAGCGCCACCCGCTGA
- a CDS encoding helix-turn-helix domain-containing protein, whose amino-acid sequence MPQRNRPQRNGSWKVVGVLLAHQRKLAGLTQAALAEQAHCDVESIASVEQGRRPLSVKMAQVLETHLDANGALFKSAAAIPRRERYPAFAREYMEHEAEALSLLWYENAAVPGLLQTPQYAEAVFSNFYPPMPADQIAQSTEDRIARQSLFHRTPQPPVMHFIIEQSVLERPIGGREVLRGQLRHLREMAELPFVTIQIMRTDRETHAGLNGPMILLETPDHDQLGYLEGQHVSFLQDDPDEVHLLHLKYGMLRSQALSIEQSKSLLDDLLGES is encoded by the coding sequence ATGCCCCAACGCAACAGGCCCCAGCGCAACGGCTCTTGGAAGGTCGTCGGCGTCCTGCTGGCCCATCAGCGCAAGCTCGCCGGACTGACCCAGGCCGCACTGGCCGAACAGGCCCACTGCGACGTCGAATCCATCGCCTCGGTGGAACAGGGCCGTCGACCCCTGTCCGTGAAGATGGCCCAGGTCCTGGAGACCCACCTCGACGCGAACGGGGCCCTGTTCAAGTCAGCGGCGGCGATCCCGCGCCGGGAGCGATATCCGGCGTTCGCACGGGAGTACATGGAACACGAGGCGGAGGCGCTGAGTCTGCTCTGGTACGAGAACGCGGCCGTCCCCGGCCTGCTCCAGACTCCACAATACGCGGAGGCGGTCTTCTCGAACTTCTATCCGCCCATGCCCGCCGACCAGATCGCCCAGTCGACCGAAGACCGGATCGCCCGGCAGAGCCTCTTCCACCGCACACCACAGCCGCCGGTCATGCACTTCATCATCGAACAGTCCGTGCTGGAGCGGCCGATCGGCGGCCGGGAGGTCCTGCGCGGACAGCTGCGCCACCTGCGCGAGATGGCCGAACTCCCCTTCGTGACCATCCAGATCATGCGCACCGACCGCGAGACCCACGCGGGCCTCAACGGCCCCATGATCCTCCTGGAGACCCCCGACCACGACCAACTCGGCTACCTGGAAGGGCAGCACGTCAGCTTCCTCCAGGACGACCCGGACGAGGTCCATCTCCTCCATCTCAAGTATGGGATGCTGCGTTCGCAGGCGCTCTCCATCGAGCAGAGCAAGAGCCTGCTGGACGATCTGCTAGGAGAGTCATGA
- a CDS encoding alpha/beta fold hydrolase yields MSVITTAPYARTVRKESGGPGLLLAHGGGGAVESNFGAILDELAAGHSVVAVDYPGAGNTPVAEGPLRLDELADQLVAAADAEGLETFAVLGYSLGGNVALRVAARYPERVTALVLTASFVRAGNRLKQVADLWSGLAARGENEMLARLMVPLALNPAVFEGLSPEEAEEVVRATAASVPAGTVGQVDLVKGADLRAEAAGVSVPALVIATTEDRLVPLELQRELAEAVPGARYAELPTGHLPFAERPAEWAALITEFLSELRAG; encoded by the coding sequence ATGTCCGTCATCACCACCGCCCCCTACGCCCGCACCGTCCGCAAGGAGAGCGGCGGTCCCGGTCTGCTGCTGGCCCACGGTGGGGGCGGCGCCGTCGAGAGCAACTTCGGGGCGATCCTCGACGAGCTCGCCGCCGGGCACAGCGTCGTCGCCGTCGACTACCCCGGCGCCGGGAACACCCCGGTGGCCGAGGGGCCGCTCCGGCTGGACGAGCTCGCCGACCAGTTGGTCGCCGCCGCCGACGCCGAGGGGCTGGAGACCTTCGCGGTGCTCGGGTACTCCCTCGGGGGGAACGTGGCGCTCAGGGTCGCCGCCCGCTACCCCGAGCGGGTCACGGCGCTGGTGCTCACCGCCAGCTTCGTCCGCGCGGGGAACCGGCTGAAGCAGGTCGCCGACCTGTGGTCGGGGCTGGCCGCGCGGGGTGAGAACGAGATGCTGGCCCGGCTGATGGTGCCGCTGGCGCTCAACCCGGCGGTGTTTGAGGGGCTGAGCCCGGAGGAGGCCGAGGAGGTGGTGCGGGCGACCGCCGCTTCCGTGCCGGCCGGCACGGTGGGGCAGGTCGACCTGGTCAAGGGGGCCGATCTGCGGGCGGAGGCCGCGGGGGTCTCCGTGCCGGCCCTGGTGATCGCGACCACCGAGGACCGGCTCGTACCCCTGGAGCTCCAGCGCGAGCTGGCCGAGGCCGTGCCGGGCGCCCGGTACGCGGAACTGCCCACCGGGCACCTCCCCTTCGCCGAGCGCCCGGCGGAATGGGCCGCGCTGATCACGGAGTTCCTCAGTGAGCTGCGGGCCGGCTGA
- a CDS encoding GNAT family N-acetyltransferase: MTRTPVYTHRVEGFGTVSFAPVDPAADAALIHSWVTEERARFWGMGEASRELVQEIYEDVDRRTTHHAFMVALDGEPVALFQTYDCAEDRVGECYEVRPGDVGVHLLLAPTRGSARRGFTGALMEAFLTYLFTDGGALRIVGEPDARNAKAIALLERTGFELGPEVELPEIDLPEVYLPAKPARLAFLSRPAAH, from the coding sequence ATGACCCGCACCCCGGTCTACACCCACCGCGTCGAGGGCTTCGGCACGGTCTCCTTCGCCCCGGTCGACCCCGCCGCCGACGCCGCGCTGATCCACAGCTGGGTCACCGAGGAGCGCGCACGCTTCTGGGGCATGGGCGAAGCGAGCCGCGAGCTGGTGCAGGAGATCTACGAGGACGTGGACCGCCGCACCACCCACCACGCGTTCATGGTCGCCCTCGACGGGGAGCCGGTCGCCCTCTTCCAGACGTACGACTGCGCCGAGGACCGGGTCGGCGAGTGCTACGAGGTCCGCCCGGGGGACGTCGGCGTGCACCTGCTGCTCGCCCCCACCCGGGGATCGGCCCGGCGCGGCTTCACGGGGGCCCTCATGGAGGCCTTCCTCACCTACCTGTTCACGGACGGCGGCGCGCTGCGGATCGTCGGCGAACCCGACGCCCGCAACGCGAAGGCCATCGCCCTGCTGGAACGCACGGGCTTCGAGCTCGGCCCGGAGGTGGAACTCCCGGAGATCGACCTCCCCGAGGTCTACCTCCCGGCCAAGCCCGCCCGCCTGGCCTTCCTCAGCCGGCCCGCAGCTCACTGA
- a CDS encoding penicillin acylase family protein — translation MSAVTTEAYEVYRDSWGVPHLLASDPLRLSYAQGRITARDRAWQLEVERHRAQGSSASFLGADCVPWDRFARQARLDDTARRCFESLDPDTAAWVAAYVDGVNAGLAEGAARDDRFAAAGHTPAPWEPWVPLSVWIGTHILFAGFATKLWRDRVARALGDGAATLFATDGPGTAGSNGWLVPGDRTATGAAIIAGDPHRFIEDPGVYQQIRLACPEYDVLGLAVPGVPGLAHFGHAGSVAWAITNAMADYQDLYTERLRPAAYGVEALGPGGEWEPVARHTETITVAGAEDVEVEVLETARGPVIVNDDSATLSLRYPPRVRADLGFAALPALLRARTVADVDRALDGWAEPVNVVHAADTQGGLLHRVAGAVPLREAANRLRPVPAWEARHAWRGWAETPAEPVQGFAVMANARGIASPLGVEFAPPHRADRIRALLGGSANWSPQAMAEVHRDTYLASAEPLLALLPGLGTLSPAAAGLRDRLLAWDRHMEADSTDAAVFAAFRTAVVRRLAADPAFAALAGAPTGPEVFHPWLYLLPRVGYALEGLLTTPLLPGLDRAAHVRAALEETAAADAPEAPWSVAHRLTPWQAVPDPEAEWPGLGGDHDCVNATSSVPGVTDTVARASAARYVWDLADRENSLWAVPLGADGVTGSPHHRDQLPLWARCELVPVVTDWTRLTKEPS, via the coding sequence GTGAGCGCCGTGACCACCGAGGCCTACGAGGTCTACCGCGACAGCTGGGGCGTCCCGCACCTGCTCGCGTCCGACCCGCTCCGCCTCTCCTACGCCCAGGGCCGGATCACCGCCCGCGACCGGGCCTGGCAGCTGGAGGTGGAGCGGCACCGCGCGCAGGGCTCCAGCGCCTCGTTCCTCGGGGCCGACTGCGTGCCCTGGGACCGCTTCGCCCGCCAGGCCCGCCTCGACGACACGGCCCGCCGGTGCTTCGAGTCCCTGGACCCGGACACCGCCGCCTGGGTCGCCGCCTACGTCGACGGGGTCAACGCGGGCCTGGCCGAGGGCGCGGCCCGCGACGACCGCTTCGCCGCCGCCGGCCACACCCCGGCCCCCTGGGAGCCGTGGGTCCCGCTCTCGGTCTGGATCGGCACCCACATCCTGTTCGCGGGCTTCGCCACCAAGCTCTGGCGCGACCGCGTCGCCCGCGCCCTGGGCGACGGGGCCGCCACCCTCTTCGCCACCGACGGCCCGGGCACCGCCGGGAGCAACGGCTGGCTGGTCCCGGGCGACCGCACCGCCACCGGCGCCGCGATCATCGCGGGCGACCCGCACCGGTTCATCGAGGACCCGGGCGTCTACCAGCAGATCCGCCTCGCCTGCCCGGAGTACGACGTCCTCGGCCTGGCCGTCCCCGGCGTCCCGGGCCTGGCCCACTTCGGCCATGCCGGTTCCGTCGCCTGGGCCATCACCAACGCCATGGCCGACTACCAGGACCTCTACACCGAGCGGCTGCGCCCGGCGGCCTACGGCGTCGAGGCGCTGGGCCCCGGCGGCGAGTGGGAGCCCGTCGCCCGCCACACCGAGACCATCACGGTGGCCGGCGCCGAGGACGTCGAGGTGGAGGTCCTGGAGACCGCCCGCGGCCCGGTGATCGTCAACGACGACTCCGCCACCCTCTCCCTGCGCTACCCGCCCCGCGTCCGCGCCGACCTCGGCTTCGCCGCCCTGCCCGCCCTGCTGCGCGCCCGCACCGTCGCCGACGTGGACCGCGCCCTCGACGGCTGGGCCGAGCCCGTCAACGTGGTGCACGCCGCCGACACCCAGGGCGGCCTGCTGCACCGGGTCGCGGGCGCCGTCCCGCTGCGCGAGGCCGCCAACCGCCTGCGCCCGGTGCCCGCCTGGGAGGCCCGGCACGCCTGGCGGGGCTGGGCCGAGACCCCCGCCGAGCCGGTGCAGGGCTTCGCGGTGATGGCGAACGCGCGCGGGATCGCCTCCCCCCTCGGCGTGGAGTTCGCTCCCCCGCACCGCGCCGACCGGATCCGGGCCCTGCTCGGCGGGTCCGCCAACTGGTCCCCCCAGGCCATGGCCGAGGTCCACCGCGACACCTACCTGGCCTCCGCCGAACCGCTGCTCGCCCTGCTGCCGGGCCTCGGCACCCTCTCCCCCGCCGCGGCCGGACTCCGTGACCGGCTGCTGGCCTGGGACCGGCACATGGAGGCCGACAGCACCGACGCCGCCGTCTTCGCGGCCTTCCGCACGGCCGTCGTACGCCGTCTCGCGGCCGACCCGGCCTTCGCGGCCCTGGCGGGCGCCCCCACGGGCCCCGAGGTGTTCCACCCCTGGCTGTACCTGCTCCCCCGGGTCGGCTACGCCCTGGAGGGCCTCCTCACCACGCCCCTCCTGCCCGGCCTGGACCGCGCGGCGCACGTCCGCGCCGCCCTGGAGGAGACGGCGGCGGCCGACGCGCCCGAGGCCCCCTGGTCGGTCGCCCACCGCCTGACCCCCTGGCAGGCCGTACCGGACCCGGAGGCCGAATGGCCCGGCCTGGGCGGGGACCACGACTGCGTGAACGCCACCTCCTCCGTCCCCGGCGTCACCGACACCGTGGCCCGCGCCTCGGCGGCCCGCTACGTCTGGGACCTGGCCGACCGGGAGAACAGCCTCTGGGCCGTCCCGCTCGGGGCCGACGGCGTCACCGGCTCCCCCCACCACCGCGACCAGCTCCCGCTCTGGGCGCGCTGCGAACTCGTCCCGGTCGTCACCGACTGGACCCGCCTCACCAAGGAACCCTCATGA
- a CDS encoding DinB family protein, with translation MDITERIGPPLTGDERETLRAFLDYHRATLAWKCDGLTDEELRRQASPPSSLSLLGLVRHMAEVERQWFRRTIGGDTEVPHLWSDSRDFQAAYDASGATRAEAFAAWEAEVAHARAVEAAADSLDVTAYVPKWEEEASLRLVMLHMIHEYARHNGHADFLREAIDGTVGA, from the coding sequence ATGGACATCACGGAACGCATCGGCCCGCCCCTGACCGGGGACGAACGCGAGACCCTCCGCGCCTTCCTCGACTACCACCGCGCCACCCTCGCCTGGAAGTGCGACGGACTCACCGACGAGGAGCTGCGGCGCCAGGCCTCCCCTCCCTCCTCCCTCTCCCTGCTGGGCCTGGTCCGGCACATGGCGGAGGTGGAGCGCCAGTGGTTCCGCCGCACGATCGGCGGTGACACGGAGGTCCCCCACCTGTGGTCGGACAGCCGTGACTTCCAGGCCGCCTACGACGCCTCCGGCGCGACCCGCGCCGAGGCCTTCGCCGCCTGGGAGGCGGAGGTGGCGCACGCGCGCGCGGTGGAGGCGGCCGCCGACTCGCTGGACGTGACGGCGTACGTGCCGAAGTGGGAGGAGGAGGCCTCGCTGCGCCTGGTGATGCTGCACATGATCCACGAATACGCCCGCCACAACGGTCACGCCGACTTCCTCCGGGAGGCGATCGACGGCACCGTCGGCGCCTGA
- a CDS encoding GNAT family N-acetyltransferase has product MDLDELLKVRDQYDAEVRRGAQDPGVERVGRVVRASVPGWSGVLWSDLDEDTADAEIAAQVAHFGARGPEQGGPGFEWKLYTHDRPADLGDRLRAAGFVPEPPETLMVGRTADLAGLPVEPPEGISLLRVTDEAGVDLMAQAHDRAFGVERPRLREGVLAQLREDPGSIEVVVAMAGEVPVSSARMEFRAGSAFAGLWGGGTDPEWRGRGIYRLLVAHRARIAAERGIPYLQVDAMDDSRPILERLGFGVLGVTVPYIWQG; this is encoded by the coding sequence ATGGATCTTGATGAACTCCTCAAGGTGCGCGACCAGTACGACGCCGAGGTGCGGCGCGGCGCGCAGGACCCGGGCGTGGAGCGGGTGGGCCGGGTCGTGCGCGCCAGCGTCCCCGGCTGGAGCGGGGTGCTGTGGTCGGACCTCGACGAGGACACGGCGGACGCGGAGATCGCGGCGCAGGTGGCGCACTTCGGCGCGCGCGGGCCGGAGCAGGGCGGGCCGGGGTTCGAGTGGAAGCTGTACACGCACGACCGCCCGGCCGACCTGGGCGACCGGCTGCGCGCGGCGGGCTTCGTCCCGGAGCCGCCGGAGACGCTGATGGTGGGCCGGACGGCCGACCTGGCCGGCCTGCCGGTGGAGCCGCCGGAGGGGATCAGCCTGCTGCGGGTGACGGACGAGGCGGGCGTGGACCTGATGGCGCAGGCGCACGACCGGGCCTTCGGGGTCGAGCGGCCCCGGCTCAGGGAGGGCGTGCTCGCCCAGCTGCGCGAGGACCCGGGCTCGATCGAGGTCGTGGTGGCGATGGCCGGGGAGGTCCCCGTCAGTTCGGCCCGGATGGAGTTCCGGGCGGGCAGTGCCTTCGCCGGCCTGTGGGGCGGCGGCACGGACCCCGAGTGGCGGGGCCGGGGCATCTACCGCCTGCTCGTGGCGCACCGCGCCCGGATCGCGGCCGAGCGGGGGATCCCGTACCTCCAGGTCGATGCCATGGACGACAGCCGGCCGATCCTGGAGCGGCTGGGCTTCGGGGTGCTGGGCGTCACCGTGCCCTACATCTGGCAGGGCTGA
- a CDS encoding signal peptidase I encodes MHDDHTIYTGKATPDAAADRGWLLGHFKAPGDPRHSEDVEIKWGVHPKGESRERWVTGERRTALQVLISGRFRLEFPGRTVVLAEQGDYVVWGRGVDHSWYAEEDTVVLTVRWPSVPGYRADAPTDGQACDDAHENGQRSRNAAIVSNEV; translated from the coding sequence GTGCACGACGACCACACCATCTACACCGGCAAGGCCACCCCCGACGCCGCCGCCGACCGGGGCTGGCTCCTGGGCCACTTCAAAGCGCCGGGCGACCCCCGCCACAGCGAGGACGTCGAGATCAAATGGGGCGTCCACCCCAAGGGCGAGTCGCGCGAACGCTGGGTCACCGGCGAGCGGCGCACCGCCCTCCAGGTACTCATCAGCGGCCGCTTCCGGCTGGAGTTCCCCGGCCGCACCGTCGTCCTCGCCGAACAGGGCGACTACGTGGTCTGGGGCCGCGGCGTCGACCACTCCTGGTACGCGGAGGAGGACACCGTCGTCCTGACCGTCCGCTGGCCTTCCGTCCCGGGCTACCGGGCCGACGCGCCCACCGACGGCCAGGCCTGTGACGATGCACACGAAAACGGCCAACGATCACGAAACGCTGCGATCGTGTCGAACGAGGTGTAA
- a CDS encoding MMPL family transporter, which yields MAAIARWCMRHRLVTVLIWLLALGGTAAAATATGTAFSNDYEVPGTESDKANALLRDGFHGQGGDTDTIVWRTPDHQTARTPDVERRMTRALDTIAALPGIGSVASPYGTGPAGAAQISPDGRTAYAVVTFDQQADSVPKAQARAVADAAKNPATEAGGLQVELGGRAIGLTEAPSPHLAEVVGVAIAALVLFLAFGSLAASLLPIATALVSVGSAYFGITLLGHAMAVADFAPMLGTLVGLGVGIDYALFIVTRHRKGLARGLDVGEAAENAVATTGRAVVFAGATVCIALLGMLVLRLGFLNGVAIAACLTVVLTVAASVTLLPALLSYIGMRALSRRERRRLAAEGPRPEAPTGFAARWSAFVERHPKLLGLVAALVMAVLALPTLSLHLGTSDQGNNPASSTTRKAYDLLAEGFGPGVNGPLAVVARLDGAGDRVAVQRLADALRTTHGVASTGPAVFNRSGDTAVLTVVPDSAPQSRATSTLVDRLREDVIPRAAHGSSMKAHVGGVTAGYDDFAEVIVGKLPLFVGVVIALGCLLLLLAFRSLGIPLKAAAMNVAAVASSFGVVVVVFQWGWGSELLGLGSAGPIEPFLPVIMVSVLFGLSMDYQVFLVSRMYEEWLETGDNRRAVRVGLAETSRVINSAAVIMISVFLAFVLSGDRIIAMFGIALAAAVALDAFVLRTLLVPALMHMLGGANWWLPAWLERRLPRISIEPPECGPRATLPAQRPDADHATTAGLTR from the coding sequence TTGGCAGCAATCGCACGGTGGTGCATGCGGCACCGGCTGGTCACCGTCCTGATCTGGCTGCTCGCCCTCGGCGGGACCGCCGCCGCGGCAACGGCCACCGGAACGGCGTTCTCCAACGACTACGAGGTCCCCGGCACGGAGTCGGACAAGGCCAACGCCCTCCTGCGCGACGGCTTCCACGGCCAGGGCGGCGACACCGACACCATCGTCTGGCGGACCCCGGACCACCAGACGGCACGGACCCCCGACGTCGAACGGCGGATGACCCGGGCCCTGGACACCATCGCCGCCCTCCCCGGCATCGGCTCCGTCGCCAGCCCCTATGGAACGGGCCCCGCCGGCGCCGCCCAGATCAGCCCCGACGGCCGCACCGCCTACGCCGTGGTCACCTTCGACCAGCAGGCCGACTCCGTGCCCAAGGCCCAGGCCAGGGCCGTGGCCGACGCGGCGAAGAACCCCGCCACCGAGGCCGGCGGCCTCCAGGTCGAACTCGGCGGCCGCGCCATCGGCCTGACCGAAGCCCCCAGCCCCCACCTCGCCGAGGTCGTCGGCGTGGCCATCGCCGCCCTCGTCCTTTTCCTCGCCTTCGGCTCCCTCGCCGCCAGCCTGCTGCCCATCGCCACCGCCCTGGTCAGCGTCGGCAGCGCCTATTTCGGCATCACCCTCCTCGGGCACGCCATGGCCGTCGCCGACTTCGCCCCGATGCTCGGCACCCTCGTCGGCCTCGGGGTCGGCATCGACTACGCCCTCTTCATCGTCACCCGGCACCGCAAGGGCCTGGCCCGCGGCCTCGACGTCGGCGAAGCCGCCGAGAACGCCGTCGCCACCACCGGCCGGGCCGTCGTCTTCGCCGGAGCCACCGTCTGCATCGCCCTGCTCGGCATGCTGGTGCTGCGCCTGGGCTTCCTCAACGGCGTCGCGATCGCCGCCTGCCTCACGGTGGTCCTCACCGTGGCGGCCTCCGTCACCCTGCTCCCCGCCCTCCTGTCGTACATCGGCATGCGGGCCCTGTCCCGCCGCGAACGCCGCAGGCTCGCCGCCGAAGGCCCCCGGCCCGAGGCCCCCACCGGCTTCGCGGCCCGCTGGTCGGCCTTCGTCGAACGCCACCCCAAACTCCTCGGCCTGGTCGCCGCCCTCGTCATGGCGGTCCTCGCCCTGCCCACCCTCTCCCTCCACCTCGGCACCTCCGACCAGGGCAACAACCCGGCCTCCTCCACCACCCGCAAGGCCTACGACCTGCTGGCCGAAGGCTTCGGCCCCGGCGTGAACGGCCCGCTCGCGGTCGTCGCCCGGCTCGACGGCGCCGGCGACCGCGTCGCCGTCCAGCGGCTCGCCGACGCCCTGCGCACCACCCACGGCGTGGCCTCCACGGGCCCGGCCGTCTTCAACCGCAGCGGGGACACCGCCGTCCTGACCGTCGTCCCCGACTCCGCCCCGCAGTCCCGGGCCACGAGCACACTGGTCGACCGGCTCCGCGAGGACGTCATCCCGCGCGCCGCACACGGCAGCTCCATGAAGGCCCACGTCGGCGGGGTCACCGCCGGCTACGACGACTTCGCCGAAGTGATCGTCGGCAAGCTGCCGCTCTTCGTCGGCGTGGTCATCGCCCTCGGCTGCCTGCTCCTGCTGCTGGCCTTCCGCTCCCTCGGCATCCCGCTCAAGGCGGCCGCCATGAACGTCGCCGCCGTGGCCTCCTCCTTCGGCGTCGTCGTCGTGGTCTTCCAGTGGGGCTGGGGGAGCGAGCTGCTGGGCCTGGGGAGCGCCGGTCCCATCGAGCCCTTCCTGCCGGTGATCATGGTGTCGGTGCTCTTCGGGCTCTCCATGGACTACCAGGTCTTCCTCGTCAGCCGGATGTACGAGGAGTGGCTGGAGACCGGCGACAACCGCAGGGCCGTCCGCGTGGGCCTCGCCGAGACCAGCCGCGTGATCAACTCGGCGGCCGTCATCATGATCTCCGTGTTCCTGGCCTTCGTGCTCAGCGGGGACCGGATCATCGCCATGTTCGGCATCGCGCTCGCCGCCGCCGTCGCCCTCGACGCCTTCGTCCTGCGCACCCTGCTCGTCCCCGCGCTCATGCACATGCTCGGCGGGGCGAACTGGTGGCTCCCCGCCTGGCTGGAGCGCCGGCTGCCCAGGATCAGCATCGAACCCCCGGAGTGCGGCCCCCGTGCGACACTTCCGGCGCAGCGGCCGGACGCGGACCACGCGACCACGGCCGGACTCACCCGCTGA
- a CDS encoding GNAT family N-acetyltransferase: protein MFAIDLADDAQLFPLEVWHAEEFLAHIDRGREFIGQFIGFPDRATDLESARQLLRTNAEKSAADGARLYGIRVAGTLVGGVLFPHFDAAAGNCEVGCWMEPAGTGRGLVTLACRVLVDWAFDVRGMHRIEWHVASGNEKSIAVAERLGFTREGVLRQSYLHRGVRQDTEIWSLLAPERAAARTA from the coding sequence ATGTTCGCCATAGACCTGGCCGACGACGCCCAGCTCTTCCCGCTGGAGGTCTGGCACGCGGAGGAATTCCTCGCGCACATCGACCGCGGCCGGGAGTTCATCGGCCAGTTCATCGGCTTCCCCGACCGCGCCACCGACCTGGAGTCGGCCCGGCAGCTGCTGCGCACCAACGCCGAGAAGTCCGCCGCCGACGGCGCCCGCCTCTACGGCATCCGCGTCGCCGGCACCCTCGTCGGCGGGGTCCTCTTCCCCCACTTCGACGCCGCGGCCGGCAACTGCGAGGTCGGCTGCTGGATGGAGCCCGCCGGCACCGGCCGGGGCCTGGTCACCCTGGCCTGCCGGGTGCTCGTCGACTGGGCCTTCGACGTGCGCGGCATGCACCGCATCGAATGGCACGTGGCCAGCGGCAACGAGAAGAGCATCGCCGTCGCCGAGCGCCTGGGCTTCACCCGCGAAGGCGTCCTGCGGCAGAGCTACCTGCACCGGGGTGTCCGCCAGGACACCGAGATCTGGTCGCTCCTCGCCCCCGAACGGGCCGCCGCCCGCACCGCGTAG